The Nostoc sp. PCC 7524 nucleotide sequence TTATTAGGGGCTGTTGGAGCAGTATTATCTATTTTGGTAGCTCCAGTAGTAGCTAGTATAGGAACCCTAGGGTTAGCGATCGCAGGAGCGATAATTGGATTATTAACTATAGTAGCGGCACATTGGGATAAAATTGGTATAAATATAAGAAGAATCCTTGGCAATTTAGTTGAAAGGTTTAGAAATCTACAGACAAATATACAAGGGATATGGAATACAGTAGTTGATTCCGTCACCAGTTTCTTCCATAAATTAGTAGATTGGTTCCAAGATTTAATATCAAAGATACCTGGATTTAACTTAAGAGTTAATGAAGGTTTAAGCTCTGGGATTATTAATAATATTCCTCAATCTGTACCTAACTCAGCAGGTGGTAGATTAGATGGATTAATTGCGGCTGCTATTAGGGAAACTAAAGCAGCCCCTCCTGGTTCTGGATTAGTAGTAGCTAACACTTCAGAAGCCATCCTTAATCGCAAACAGCAAGCTGCCTTACTTAATAACATTGGTAGCAGGGGAGGGATTAATATCAACTCTCTTATAATCAATACTAAAGCTCAAGATGCTAGAGGAATCGCTAAAGATATCATGAGAGCTATTGCAGATGAATATAGAAATTACTCTCAGAATAATCTAGCGATTGCATTCTAAATTTAAATGATTCATTCCCCTATTGATTAATCAGTAGGGGATTATTTTTATATGTATGTAAATTATGGTTAATCAAGCTGTTCTTAATGGACTAAATCCAGCTAGGAAGGTAGCTGATGTTTATGCCTACTTAATAGATGATTTAAATAAAACAGTCTTTGTCTTTCTATATAATCCTGAAGAAAAAAGATTCTCTAGACAGTCAATATATAACGAAGGGATTACTGCCCTTACCTCAACTCCTTCTCAACAATATAACTACACTACAGGCAGAACTCTTAATCTATCTAACCTTTTATTAGAAAGTTATTCTAGCGGTAAGACTTGTAAGTTATTACTAGATAGACTACAAGCCTTAATGGTAGCTAATCCTAGTAATCGTAAGTTTAATCTTTCTCCAGTCTACTTTAAATGGGGTGCTGATACCTTTGGTCCTGCTGTTATAACTGACCTTAATTGGAATGAAACTAGCTGGCTAAATGGTCAGGTAGCTTCAGCTAGAGTTAACCTAACCTTATTAGAAATACCTCCTAGTCAACTACCCAATAAAGCCTTAATAGAAAGCTCCGATAATCGTCAACAAGCTGCCCAAAATACTTCAAAGGTAGTAACAGATAGACAGAAGCAAGATGCCACCTCTAAGACTAGAGCATGGCTAAATCAGAACGTTAAAAAGATGTCTATTTCTACAGGTAATTTAGTTAGATCAAATAAATATAAATTAAATATTTCTTCTCAAGGTGTAATCACTTTATTAGATTCCAAAAGTAAGTTAATAGGAACAGTAGGAACCTATAAGGATGGGAAGATTGATCATACTAAAGAGGATATTGCATTCGAGAATAGGATTTAAGAAATGAGTACCCAACCTTTAAATTCCTCCGTATTTAGGTCTATTCAGATAATGCCCGGAGATTCCCTATCTAGCATTGCTAATGAGATATTAGGAGATGCTTCTTATTGGAGAGAAATAGCCAGTACCAATAATATTGACATATTCACAGCTATTGAGATAGGGCAGAACATAACTATACCCTCTAAGGAAGTATTAGAAAGAAGAGCTAGAGATGCTGCTGCTAAAAGAATTCTTAATGTCAACCAAGACCTTCAGAATAGGATTAAGGAAATAATAAATTCTAGGGAAGCTAAAGTAATTAATAGATTAATGGGATTTGGAGATGAGAATAGGCAGAATTTACTGCAATCTTTAGATTTATCTCCTCTAGCTAAAGGATTATTAGCTCCTACTAGAAATGAAGAATTATTAGACAGTATTAAGAATAGTCAGTTTGATGACAATAGTAGCTTTGATCAGCAATATGAATTCAGATTAGTGGAGTGGGTATTATGAATAATATAAACCCATCACAACAATTAATAGCTCCTTACGTTAGGGTAACTATAGGCCCACTACAAAATACTAATGGTGATTCCTTCACTATCGGTGATAGTAAATTAATTAATTGTTCAGTTACTTTAGGTGAGGGAGAAGTTCAATCTAGCTATAGATTCACTGTAAGGGATAAAGATAGAACTTTATTAGACAAATACTTTGGTTATATTGAGAAAGCAGGGGGATTAACTCCTATAGAACCTACCAATAACCCCCCAAGAGAAGAGATTACTTCCCCTACTCTCACTCCTCCTGAACCAGACCAGACAAGTAGAGAAATAGGACTACCTGTATTTAATAATGTTCAAGCTACTACCTACGGGTATGGAGAACCAACTCAAGGAGGACAAATAGGAGCTTATGGAGACAGAATTAATTGGGATGGTATGTATGCGGCTATGTATGACCGCAAATATAAATATGCCAGGATGAAGGTTACTAACTTAGCTAATGATAAGCAAATAATAGTAAAGATAGTAGATAGAGGGCCTTTTGCGGTTGTTAATGGTAGAGCAGCTAGACCCCTGAGAGAACACCCTACTAGAAAGATTGATTTAGTCCCCGGAGCTTGGAAAGCTTTAACTGATAATGCCTCACCTGGAGTTATCAATGTAAATATCGAATGGCTAGAGGCTGAGACTACTACTGCTAGCTCATCAAATAAGAATAAATCTCTTCAAGAGGTAAATCAAAAAGCCGCTCAGGCCTCTAAAGGAGCTTCAATCAATAATAATAAAATACTTGATTGGCCCCTTCCTGCTATAGCTGCCACTAAATCTATTATCCTCACTCCTGGTCATATTGCTGATGGCAGTAATAGCTCTGGGACTAATGGTACTCATAATTCCTCAGTTACTTATAAAGGGGAGACCCGGACTCTAGAATTTGTAGCTAATGATATCACAGTAGAAGTATTTAGAATTGAATTACAGAAAGCTGGTTATAACGTTATAAATGCTCCTACTCCCCCTACTGAAAGAAGTGATGCTGCCCGTAGAGCTTATTTAGATCAAGTCAAAGAGTTAAAAGAGAGGAATAATGCTTACGCTCTAGAAATACACTTTGATAGCCCTAATGGAAGACCAGGGATTATTGCTGGAGCTAAATATGAACCTAGTGGTAAATATCTCAGCATAATGGATGTAGCCCTAGCTAAAGAGTTTGGAGCATTCCCTTTCAACCATAGAGATAGCTTAAGTGCGCCCAGTAGAGGAATCACTATATTAGAAGTATCTCCTCTAAATAGCACATTAACCAACATAACCCTTAATGCTGTTAATAGCGGTAACTACCAACCCCTTAGAGATGTTCTACTCCCTTTTGCTCAGAGGGCAGTAAAAGCACTCAACACGGTAGCACCTGGAGCTAATACTGCCTCGAATGGCACTAAGAAAAGCTAGAAGCCATACATTTCAGGGGCTACAGCTTTTAATGCCCATTTAGCAGTAATAGCCTGAGTCAGGCGATCGCTCTGAGAAAGATGATG carries:
- a CDS encoding LysM peptidoglycan-binding domain-containing protein, translated to MSTQPLNSSVFRSIQIMPGDSLSSIANEILGDASYWREIASTNNIDIFTAIEIGQNITIPSKEVLERRARDAAAKRILNVNQDLQNRIKEIINSREAKVINRLMGFGDENRQNLLQSLDLSPLAKGLLAPTRNEELLDSIKNSQFDDNSSFDQQYEFRLVEWVL
- a CDS encoding septal ring lytic transglycosylase RlpA family protein encodes the protein MNNINPSQQLIAPYVRVTIGPLQNTNGDSFTIGDSKLINCSVTLGEGEVQSSYRFTVRDKDRTLLDKYFGYIEKAGGLTPIEPTNNPPREEITSPTLTPPEPDQTSREIGLPVFNNVQATTYGYGEPTQGGQIGAYGDRINWDGMYAAMYDRKYKYARMKVTNLANDKQIIVKIVDRGPFAVVNGRAARPLREHPTRKIDLVPGAWKALTDNASPGVINVNIEWLEAETTTASSSNKNKSLQEVNQKAAQASKGASINNNKILDWPLPAIAATKSIILTPGHIADGSNSSGTNGTHNSSVTYKGETRTLEFVANDITVEVFRIELQKAGYNVINAPTPPTERSDAARRAYLDQVKELKERNNAYALEIHFDSPNGRPGIIAGAKYEPSGKYLSIMDVALAKEFGAFPFNHRDSLSAPSRGITILEVSPLNSTLTNITLNAVNSGNYQPLRDVLLPFAQRAVKALNTVAPGANTASNGTKKS